taaggtttctctccggtgtgaattctctgatgtatGATTAGATGCGAGCGCCACCtgaatattttctcacattcgtTACATTTATGCAGTTTCTTTACAGTGCTGACTTTTTTACGGCTCACATGGGTAGAAGCTTCCAAGGTATTCCCGTATTCATGATACCACTGAGCACGAGTGTGAATCCTCTGGTGCTCGATGAGATAGGAGCTCCGActgaaggccttcccacactcACTGCACCCATAGGGCTTCACTCCTGCGTGGATGATCTGGTGCTGGAAAAGGGTTGAGTTTTGACTGAATGCTTTCCCGCACTCGGTACACTTGTAGGGTCTCTCCCCAGTGTGGACCCTTTGATGGATCGTGAGCTGTGTGCTCATACTGAAAGCTTTTCCGCATTCCAGGCACTCATACGGCTTCTCTCCCTTATGGATTCTCTGATGGTAAATGAGACTGGAGCTCTGGCTGAAGGCCTTTCCACAGTCACTACACTCATAGGGTTTCTccccagtatgaattctctggtgCTGAATTAGGTGGGAGCCCTGGACAAAGCCTTTCCCGCACTCCTCACATTTAAATGGCTTTTCTCCAGTGTGAGTTCTCTGGTGGCGAATAAGCCGTGAGCTACAACCAAAGGCTTTTGCACACTTGTTGCATTTATAAGGTTTCTCTCCGGTGTGGGTCAGCTGGTGCTGACTCAGGCGAGACACCCACctgaaggccttcccacactcGTCACACTTAAATGGCTTCTCTGTAGCGTGTATTCTCTGATGTGCAACAAGGCTGGGGCTATCTGGGTTCCTTGGAAGTTGAGGTTTGTCCCCAGCGTGCATCCGCTGGTGCTGGGCCAGGGTTGAGCTCTGGCTGAAGGCCTTCCCGCACTCCTGGCACTGGTAGGGCCTCTCTCCAGTGTGGGTCCGCTGGTGTCTGACCAGCTGAGACTGCTGGCTGAAGGCCTTTCCACACTCCTGGCAGCCATAGGGCCTCTCCCCCGTGTGGACCCTCTGGTGGTGGATGAGGCTGGAGCTCTGACCAAAGGCCTTTCCACACTCCTCACACCGgtagggcttctctccagtgtgaattctttGATGCTGAATAAGTTTTGAACTCAGACGGAAGGCTTTTCCACACTCGATGCATTTGAATGGCTTCTCACCAGTGTGGATCCTCTGATGCTGATTAAGCTGTGAGCACAACCTGAAGACCTTCCCACACTCCTCACATTCATACGGCTTCTCTCCGTGGCAGTTACCTCGAGGCTTCCCCTGCAAACAATCGGGTACTTT
This portion of the Canis aureus isolate CA01 chromosome 14, VMU_Caureus_v.1.0, whole genome shotgun sequence genome encodes:
- the ZNF7 gene encoding zinc finger protein 7 isoform X5, with protein sequence MNEASGGQMLQCCGRFGLTLYPCQRTSEVPPPGHMDANPPSLMEAVTFGDVAVHFSREEWQCLDPGQRALYKEVMLENHSSVAGLAGFLVFKPELISRLEQGQEPWVLDLKGVEGREGARTFLTDSAGGIASEQAGEDVDVLKSEPCAAMVRSPPPAFPQSSSFSDPSDGAVWSESKPGSLQRNRLSTGTVAPRKTFTREGAQGCGELESSGGLGCQPGESPGGAEGTSRRCDVCGRSFQSASDIALRREIDTRKKPNTCPECKTKVPDCLQGKPRGNCHGEKPYECEECGKVFRLCSQLNQHQRIHTGEKPFKCIECGKAFRLSSKLIQHQRIHTGEKPYRCEECGKAFGQSSSLIHHQRVHTGERPYGCQECGKAFSQQSQLVRHQRTHTGERPYQCQECGKAFSQSSTLAQHQRMHAGDKPQLPRNPDSPSLVAHQRIHATEKPFKCDECGKAFRWVSRLSQHQLTHTGEKPYKCNKCAKAFGCSSRLIRHQRTHTGEKPFKCEECGKGFVQGSHLIQHQRIHTGEKPYECSDCGKAFSQSSSLIYHQRIHKGEKPYECLECGKAFSMSTQLTIHQRVHTGERPYKCTECGKAFSQNSTLFQHQIIHAGVKPYGCSECGKAFSRSSYLIEHQRIHTRAQWYHEYGNTLEASTHVSRKKVSTVKKLHKCNECEKIFRWRSHLIIHQRIHTGEKPYKCNECGKAFNRSSRLTQHQKIHMG
- the ZNF7 gene encoding zinc finger protein 7 isoform X4, producing the protein MKLLGGRCSSAVAALASPYIPAKERLRLEVPPPGHMDANPPSLMEAVTFGDVAVHFSREEWQCLDPGQRALYKEVMLENHSSVAGLAGFLVFKPELISRLEQGQEPWVLDLKGVEGREGARTFLTDSAGGIASEQAGEDVDVLKSEPCAAMVRSPPPAFPQSSSFSDPSDGAVWSESKPGSLQRNRLSTGTVAPRKTFTREGAQGCGELESSGGLGCQPGESPGGAEGTSRRCDVCGRSFQSASDIALRREIDTRKKPNTCPECKTKVPDCLQGKPRGNCHGEKPYECEECGKVFRLCSQLNQHQRIHTGEKPFKCIECGKAFRLSSKLIQHQRIHTGEKPYRCEECGKAFGQSSSLIHHQRVHTGERPYGCQECGKAFSQQSQLVRHQRTHTGERPYQCQECGKAFSQSSTLAQHQRMHAGDKPQLPRNPDSPSLVAHQRIHATEKPFKCDECGKAFRWVSRLSQHQLTHTGEKPYKCNKCAKAFGCSSRLIRHQRTHTGEKPFKCEECGKGFVQGSHLIQHQRIHTGEKPYECSDCGKAFSQSSSLIYHQRIHKGEKPYECLECGKAFSMSTQLTIHQRVHTGERPYKCTECGKAFSQNSTLFQHQIIHAGVKPYGCSECGKAFSRSSYLIEHQRIHTRAQWYHEYGNTLEASTHVSRKKVSTVKKLHKCNECEKIFRWRSHLIIHQRIHTGEKPYKCNECGKAFNRSSRLTQHQKIHMG
- the ZNF7 gene encoding zinc finger protein 7 isoform X7, encoding MRWSQNGAGTQGSLGCWCMSFQEAVTFGDVAVHFSREEWQCLDPGQRALYKEVMLENHSSVAGLAGFLVFKPELISRLEQGQEPWVLDLKGVEGREGARTFLTDSAGGIASEQAGEDVDVLKSEPCAAMVRSPPPAFPQSSSFSDPSDGAVWSESKPGSLQRNRLSTGTVAPRKTFTREGAQGCGELESSGGLGCQPGESPGGAEGTSRRCDVCGRSFQSASDIALRREIDTRKKPNTCPECKTKVPDCLQGKPRGNCHGEKPYECEECGKVFRLCSQLNQHQRIHTGEKPFKCIECGKAFRLSSKLIQHQRIHTGEKPYRCEECGKAFGQSSSLIHHQRVHTGERPYGCQECGKAFSQQSQLVRHQRTHTGERPYQCQECGKAFSQSSTLAQHQRMHAGDKPQLPRNPDSPSLVAHQRIHATEKPFKCDECGKAFRWVSRLSQHQLTHTGEKPYKCNKCAKAFGCSSRLIRHQRTHTGEKPFKCEECGKGFVQGSHLIQHQRIHTGEKPYECSDCGKAFSQSSSLIYHQRIHKGEKPYECLECGKAFSMSTQLTIHQRVHTGERPYKCTECGKAFSQNSTLFQHQIIHAGVKPYGCSECGKAFSRSSYLIEHQRIHTRAQWYHEYGNTLEASTHVSRKKVSTVKKLHKCNECEKIFRWRSHLIIHQRIHTGEKPYKCNECGKAFNRSSRLTQHQKIHMG
- the ZNF7 gene encoding zinc finger protein 7 isoform X9; this translates as MDANPPSLMEAVTFGDVAVHFSREEWQCLDPGQRALYKEVMLENHSSVAGLAGFLVFKPELISRLEQGQEPWVLDLKGVEGREGARTFLTDSAGGIASEQAGEDVDVLKSEPCAAMVRSPPPAFPQSSSFSDPSDGAVWSESKPGSLQRNRLSTGTVAPRKTFTREGAQGCGELESSGGLGCQPGESPGGAEGTSRRCDVCGRSFQSASDIALRREIDTRKKPNTCPECKTKVPDCLQGKPRGNCHGEKPYECEECGKVFRLCSQLNQHQRIHTGEKPFKCIECGKAFRLSSKLIQHQRIHTGEKPYRCEECGKAFGQSSSLIHHQRVHTGERPYGCQECGKAFSQQSQLVRHQRTHTGERPYQCQECGKAFSQSSTLAQHQRMHAGDKPQLPRNPDSPSLVAHQRIHATEKPFKCDECGKAFRWVSRLSQHQLTHTGEKPYKCNKCAKAFGCSSRLIRHQRTHTGEKPFKCEECGKGFVQGSHLIQHQRIHTGEKPYECSDCGKAFSQSSSLIYHQRIHKGEKPYECLECGKAFSMSTQLTIHQRVHTGERPYKCTECGKAFSQNSTLFQHQIIHAGVKPYGCSECGKAFSRSSYLIEHQRIHTRAQWYHEYGNTLEASTHVSRKKVSTVKKLHKCNECEKIFRWRSHLIIHQRIHTGEKPYKCNECGKAFNRSSRLTQHQKIHMG
- the ZNF7 gene encoding zinc finger protein 7 isoform X1 gives rise to the protein MKLLGGRCSSAVAALASPYIPAKERLRLEVPPPGHMDANPPSLMGSLGCWCMSFQEAVTFGDVAVHFSREEWQCLDPGQRALYKEVMLENHSSVAGLAGFLVFKPELISRLEQGQEPWVLDLKGVEGREGARTFLTDSAGGIASEQAGEDVDVLKSEPCAAMVRSPPPAFPQSSSFSDPSDGAVWSESKPGSLQRNRLSTGTVAPRKTFTREGAQGCGELESSGGLGCQPGESPGGAEGTSRRCDVCGRSFQSASDIALRREIDTRKKPNTCPECKTKVPDCLQGKPRGNCHGEKPYECEECGKVFRLCSQLNQHQRIHTGEKPFKCIECGKAFRLSSKLIQHQRIHTGEKPYRCEECGKAFGQSSSLIHHQRVHTGERPYGCQECGKAFSQQSQLVRHQRTHTGERPYQCQECGKAFSQSSTLAQHQRMHAGDKPQLPRNPDSPSLVAHQRIHATEKPFKCDECGKAFRWVSRLSQHQLTHTGEKPYKCNKCAKAFGCSSRLIRHQRTHTGEKPFKCEECGKGFVQGSHLIQHQRIHTGEKPYECSDCGKAFSQSSSLIYHQRIHKGEKPYECLECGKAFSMSTQLTIHQRVHTGERPYKCTECGKAFSQNSTLFQHQIIHAGVKPYGCSECGKAFSRSSYLIEHQRIHTRAQWYHEYGNTLEASTHVSRKKVSTVKKLHKCNECEKIFRWRSHLIIHQRIHTGEKPYKCNECGKAFNRSSRLTQHQKIHMG
- the ZNF7 gene encoding zinc finger protein 7 isoform X8; this translates as MDANPPSLMGSLGCWCMSFQEAVTFGDVAVHFSREEWQCLDPGQRALYKEVMLENHSSVAGLAGFLVFKPELISRLEQGQEPWVLDLKGVEGREGARTFLTDSAGGIASEQAGEDVDVLKSEPCAAMVRSPPPAFPQSSSFSDPSDGAVWSESKPGSLQRNRLSTGTVAPRKTFTREGAQGCGELESSGGLGCQPGESPGGAEGTSRRCDVCGRSFQSASDIALRREIDTRKKPNTCPECKTKVPDCLQGKPRGNCHGEKPYECEECGKVFRLCSQLNQHQRIHTGEKPFKCIECGKAFRLSSKLIQHQRIHTGEKPYRCEECGKAFGQSSSLIHHQRVHTGERPYGCQECGKAFSQQSQLVRHQRTHTGERPYQCQECGKAFSQSSTLAQHQRMHAGDKPQLPRNPDSPSLVAHQRIHATEKPFKCDECGKAFRWVSRLSQHQLTHTGEKPYKCNKCAKAFGCSSRLIRHQRTHTGEKPFKCEECGKGFVQGSHLIQHQRIHTGEKPYECSDCGKAFSQSSSLIYHQRIHKGEKPYECLECGKAFSMSTQLTIHQRVHTGERPYKCTECGKAFSQNSTLFQHQIIHAGVKPYGCSECGKAFSRSSYLIEHQRIHTRAQWYHEYGNTLEASTHVSRKKVSTVKKLHKCNECEKIFRWRSHLIIHQRIHTGEKPYKCNECGKAFNRSSRLTQHQKIHMG
- the ZNF7 gene encoding zinc finger protein 7 isoform X2, with translation MNEASGGQMLQCCGRFGLTLYPCQRTSEVPPPGHMDANPPSLMGSLGCWCMSFQEAVTFGDVAVHFSREEWQCLDPGQRALYKEVMLENHSSVAGLAGFLVFKPELISRLEQGQEPWVLDLKGVEGREGARTFLTDSAGGIASEQAGEDVDVLKSEPCAAMVRSPPPAFPQSSSFSDPSDGAVWSESKPGSLQRNRLSTGTVAPRKTFTREGAQGCGELESSGGLGCQPGESPGGAEGTSRRCDVCGRSFQSASDIALRREIDTRKKPNTCPECKTKVPDCLQGKPRGNCHGEKPYECEECGKVFRLCSQLNQHQRIHTGEKPFKCIECGKAFRLSSKLIQHQRIHTGEKPYRCEECGKAFGQSSSLIHHQRVHTGERPYGCQECGKAFSQQSQLVRHQRTHTGERPYQCQECGKAFSQSSTLAQHQRMHAGDKPQLPRNPDSPSLVAHQRIHATEKPFKCDECGKAFRWVSRLSQHQLTHTGEKPYKCNKCAKAFGCSSRLIRHQRTHTGEKPFKCEECGKGFVQGSHLIQHQRIHTGEKPYECSDCGKAFSQSSSLIYHQRIHKGEKPYECLECGKAFSMSTQLTIHQRVHTGERPYKCTECGKAFSQNSTLFQHQIIHAGVKPYGCSECGKAFSRSSYLIEHQRIHTRAQWYHEYGNTLEASTHVSRKKVSTVKKLHKCNECEKIFRWRSHLIIHQRIHTGEKPYKCNECGKAFNRSSRLTQHQKIHMG
- the ZNF7 gene encoding zinc finger protein 7 isoform X6; amino-acid sequence: MKLLGGRCSSAVAALASPYIPAKERLRLEVPPPGHMDANPPSLMEAVTFGDVAVHFSREEWQCLDPGQRALYKEVMLENHSSVAGLGFLVFKPELISRLEQGQEPWVLDLKGVEGREGARTFLTDSAGGIASEQAGEDVDVLKSEPCAAMVRSPPPAFPQSSSFSDPSDGAVWSESKPGSLQRNRLSTGTVAPRKTFTREGAQGCGELESSGGLGCQPGESPGGAEGTSRRCDVCGRSFQSASDIALRREIDTRKKPNTCPECKTKVPDCLQGKPRGNCHGEKPYECEECGKVFRLCSQLNQHQRIHTGEKPFKCIECGKAFRLSSKLIQHQRIHTGEKPYRCEECGKAFGQSSSLIHHQRVHTGERPYGCQECGKAFSQQSQLVRHQRTHTGERPYQCQECGKAFSQSSTLAQHQRMHAGDKPQLPRNPDSPSLVAHQRIHATEKPFKCDECGKAFRWVSRLSQHQLTHTGEKPYKCNKCAKAFGCSSRLIRHQRTHTGEKPFKCEECGKGFVQGSHLIQHQRIHTGEKPYECSDCGKAFSQSSSLIYHQRIHKGEKPYECLECGKAFSMSTQLTIHQRVHTGERPYKCTECGKAFSQNSTLFQHQIIHAGVKPYGCSECGKAFSRSSYLIEHQRIHTRAQWYHEYGNTLEASTHVSRKKVSTVKKLHKCNECEKIFRWRSHLIIHQRIHTGEKPYKCNECGKAFNRSSRLTQHQKIHMG
- the ZNF7 gene encoding zinc finger protein 7 isoform X3 gives rise to the protein MKLLGGRCSSAVAALASPYIPAKERLRLEVPPPGHMDANPPSLMGSLGCWCMSFQEAVTFGDVAVHFSREEWQCLDPGQRALYKEVMLENHSSVAGLGFLVFKPELISRLEQGQEPWVLDLKGVEGREGARTFLTDSAGGIASEQAGEDVDVLKSEPCAAMVRSPPPAFPQSSSFSDPSDGAVWSESKPGSLQRNRLSTGTVAPRKTFTREGAQGCGELESSGGLGCQPGESPGGAEGTSRRCDVCGRSFQSASDIALRREIDTRKKPNTCPECKTKVPDCLQGKPRGNCHGEKPYECEECGKVFRLCSQLNQHQRIHTGEKPFKCIECGKAFRLSSKLIQHQRIHTGEKPYRCEECGKAFGQSSSLIHHQRVHTGERPYGCQECGKAFSQQSQLVRHQRTHTGERPYQCQECGKAFSQSSTLAQHQRMHAGDKPQLPRNPDSPSLVAHQRIHATEKPFKCDECGKAFRWVSRLSQHQLTHTGEKPYKCNKCAKAFGCSSRLIRHQRTHTGEKPFKCEECGKGFVQGSHLIQHQRIHTGEKPYECSDCGKAFSQSSSLIYHQRIHKGEKPYECLECGKAFSMSTQLTIHQRVHTGERPYKCTECGKAFSQNSTLFQHQIIHAGVKPYGCSECGKAFSRSSYLIEHQRIHTRAQWYHEYGNTLEASTHVSRKKVSTVKKLHKCNECEKIFRWRSHLIIHQRIHTGEKPYKCNECGKAFNRSSRLTQHQKIHMG
- the ZNF7 gene encoding zinc finger protein 7 isoform X10, with protein sequence MKLLGGRCSSAVAALASPYIPAKERLRLEVPPPGHMDANPPSLMGSLGCWCMSFQEAVTFGDVAVHFSREEWQCLDPGQRALYKEVMLENHSSVAGLAGFLVFKPELISRLEQGQEPWVLDLKGVEGREGARTFLTDSAGGIASEQAGEDVDVLKSEPCAAMGKPRGNCHGEKPYECEECGKVFRLCSQLNQHQRIHTGEKPFKCIECGKAFRLSSKLIQHQRIHTGEKPYRCEECGKAFGQSSSLIHHQRVHTGERPYGCQECGKAFSQQSQLVRHQRTHTGERPYQCQECGKAFSQSSTLAQHQRMHAGDKPQLPRNPDSPSLVAHQRIHATEKPFKCDECGKAFRWVSRLSQHQLTHTGEKPYKCNKCAKAFGCSSRLIRHQRTHTGEKPFKCEECGKGFVQGSHLIQHQRIHTGEKPYECSDCGKAFSQSSSLIYHQRIHKGEKPYECLECGKAFSMSTQLTIHQRVHTGERPYKCTECGKAFSQNSTLFQHQIIHAGVKPYGCSECGKAFSRSSYLIEHQRIHTRAQWYHEYGNTLEASTHVSRKKVSTVKKLHKCNECEKIFRWRSHLIIHQRIHTGEKPYKCNECGKAFNRSSRLTQHQKIHMG